From Deinococcus aquaticus, one genomic window encodes:
- a CDS encoding chloride channel protein, with the protein MRSPLPRAVLNRLETGRLVVLSVLLGALVGGLSIILRLTLDAAVRLGTLITDYAPPGTTGEGGLMMAFGTAAPWGLLALPLLGALYAWLVPARLGDPLTQLVRGYHGRGQWPGPLVQVRTLLATLLAYGSGLLIGRDSAFTMTGQLGARLMQRVTRLDAVEVRTLTLAGAAAALGAVLHAPLAAAILIAEVLYRRFEFEFEVVMPCVLAAVAGTAVYGLAFGFAPLLAFPDVQVPASTQFPAFLLVALAATLLGWLSLLACRVVPEAWSEGRFRPLLGLIFGGITAAAAVFSTPAVLGDGSGWVQLSAAGFMGTEGLGQSAWRWLLLALGAQIALGGGVLPSVGVGGLLGAGLSSLLGVDTATGSMVGAVAFLTVTLNVPLAATLLAVAWGGDTLLPVALVASGVAHVLSGTSGIVPSQLQARRDSAVHAGPAWLPDSVRFISRRPTAGQPGVPFDAPQDAPATQPDALSPDLPVDGDLLPAPTAERELYRRVVPPSWRGARLSILSLPPGVEVVGIVRDGSVRLPRPELRLTAQDELVFLARPEAYNALEGILRLPGS; encoded by the coding sequence ATGCGTTCTCCCCTGCCCCGCGCCGTCCTCAACCGCCTGGAAACCGGGCGGCTGGTGGTGCTCAGCGTGCTGCTGGGCGCCCTGGTCGGGGGCCTGAGCATCATCCTGCGGCTTACGCTGGACGCCGCCGTGCGGCTGGGCACCCTGATCACGGATTACGCGCCGCCCGGCACGACCGGCGAGGGCGGCCTGATGATGGCCTTCGGAACGGCCGCTCCGTGGGGACTGCTGGCGCTGCCGCTGCTGGGCGCGCTGTACGCGTGGCTGGTCCCCGCCCGGCTGGGTGACCCGCTGACGCAACTGGTGCGCGGCTACCACGGGCGCGGGCAGTGGCCGGGGCCGCTGGTGCAGGTGCGGACGCTGCTGGCGACCCTGCTGGCGTACGGCTCGGGCCTGCTGATCGGGCGGGACTCGGCGTTCACCATGACCGGGCAACTGGGCGCGCGGCTGATGCAGCGCGTGACCCGCCTGGACGCCGTCGAGGTCCGCACGCTGACCCTGGCGGGCGCGGCGGCGGCGCTGGGCGCGGTGCTGCACGCGCCGCTGGCCGCCGCGATCCTGATTGCCGAGGTGCTGTACCGCCGCTTCGAGTTCGAGTTCGAGGTGGTCATGCCGTGCGTGCTGGCGGCCGTGGCCGGGACGGCCGTGTACGGACTGGCGTTCGGCTTCGCGCCGCTGCTGGCCTTCCCGGACGTGCAGGTGCCGGCCAGCACGCAGTTCCCGGCGTTTCTGCTGGTGGCGCTGGCGGCCACGCTGCTGGGCTGGCTGTCGCTGCTGGCGTGCCGGGTCGTGCCTGAGGCGTGGTCCGAGGGGCGGTTCCGGCCGCTGCTGGGCCTGATCTTCGGCGGGATCACGGCGGCCGCCGCCGTCTTCAGCACGCCGGCCGTGCTGGGCGACGGGAGCGGCTGGGTGCAGCTGAGCGCGGCCGGGTTCATGGGCACCGAGGGCCTGGGGCAGAGCGCGTGGCGCTGGCTGCTGCTGGCGCTGGGCGCGCAGATCGCGCTGGGCGGCGGGGTGCTGCCGTCGGTGGGTGTGGGCGGCCTGCTGGGCGCGGGCCTGAGCAGCCTGCTGGGCGTGGATACCGCCACCGGCAGCATGGTCGGGGCGGTCGCGTTCCTGACGGTCACGCTGAACGTGCCGCTGGCCGCCACGCTACTGGCCGTCGCGTGGGGCGGCGACACGCTGCTGCCCGTGGCGCTGGTCGCCAGTGGCGTGGCGCACGTCCTGAGCGGCACGAGCGGAATCGTTCCGTCGCAGCTTCAGGCCCGGCGGGACAGCGCCGTGCATGCCGGGCCGGCGTGGCTGCCGGACTCCGTGCGGTTCATCTCGCGCCGGCCCACGGCCGGGCAGCCCGGCGTGCCGTTCGACGCGCCGCAGGACGCCCCGGCCACCCAGCCGGACGCCCTCAGCCCGGACCTGCCGGTGGACGGCGACCTGCTGCCCGCCCCCACCGCCGAGCGCGAACTGTACCGCCGGGTCGTGCCGCCCAGCTGGCGCGGCGCGCGCCTGAGCATCCTGAGCCTTCCGCCGGGTGTGGAGGTGGTCGGGATCGTCCGGGACGGCTCGGTGCGCCTGCCCCGCCCGGAACTGCGCCTGACCGCGCAGGACGAACTGGTGTTCCTGGCCCGCCCGGAGGCTTACAACGCGCTCGAAGGCATCCTGCGTCTGCCGGGCAGCTGA
- a CDS encoding MFS transporter, with product MPLMTPASFRAWDRNERLGILNGWAVFTGDGFLNVSVVVVGFAARLGAPNWVIGLLPAIAAGGWMLPQLLVAARVRSLPFKLPVYRSAALVRTGTYVAMVLIAALLTDSPALCLTLFVLAMLLNALASGVSGLPFLEVVSKTVPSARRPRFFGTRNLYGGLLAFGAGLLVRWILASDLPFPLNYALIFALGTAAFTFGYWVFGLVTEPADPPLARQGTRAEFRAIPATLRDPHFRAFLIVRLLLAAASMSEPFFAVNALRELNYPAATLGVFVMALTGAAPLSNVVWQRVAERKGSRRIIRYASVFYGLAPLYAIAVGALGLNAWAYLGVFVLSSVATQGFNLGHTNHLLNIAPEDARSRYIGTLNTLVGAALFTPVIGGLLADRVGYTPVFAVSGLLCAAAWWQCGKLRRDA from the coding sequence ATGCCGCTCATGACGCCTGCCTCTTTCCGCGCCTGGGACCGGAACGAACGGCTGGGCATCCTGAACGGCTGGGCGGTATTCACCGGAGACGGGTTCCTGAACGTGTCGGTCGTCGTCGTGGGCTTTGCCGCGCGGCTGGGCGCGCCCAACTGGGTGATCGGGCTGCTGCCGGCCATCGCGGCGGGCGGGTGGATGCTGCCGCAACTGCTGGTGGCCGCGCGGGTCCGTAGCCTGCCGTTCAAGTTACCGGTGTACCGGTCGGCAGCGCTCGTCCGGACCGGCACGTACGTGGCGATGGTCCTGATCGCGGCCCTGCTGACGGACAGCCCGGCGCTGTGCCTGACGCTGTTCGTGCTGGCCATGCTACTGAACGCCCTGGCGTCCGGCGTGTCCGGCCTGCCGTTCCTGGAAGTGGTCAGCAAAACGGTACCGTCCGCGCGCCGCCCGCGTTTTTTCGGGACGCGCAACCTGTACGGCGGCCTGCTGGCGTTCGGGGCGGGCCTGCTGGTCCGCTGGATTCTGGCGTCGGACCTGCCGTTCCCGCTGAATTACGCGCTGATCTTCGCGCTGGGCACGGCGGCGTTCACGTTCGGGTACTGGGTGTTCGGACTGGTCACGGAGCCCGCCGATCCGCCCCTGGCGCGGCAGGGCACCCGCGCGGAGTTCCGCGCCATTCCCGCCACGCTGCGCGACCCGCACTTCCGGGCGTTCCTGATCGTGCGCCTGCTGCTGGCGGCCGCCAGCATGAGCGAACCGTTCTTCGCCGTGAACGCCCTGCGGGAATTGAACTACCCGGCCGCCACGCTGGGCGTGTTCGTGATGGCCCTGACCGGCGCGGCCCCCCTGTCGAACGTGGTGTGGCAGCGCGTGGCCGAGCGCAAGGGCTCGCGGCGCATCATCCGCTACGCCAGCGTGTTCTACGGTCTGGCCCCGCTGTACGCCATCGCGGTCGGCGCACTGGGCCTGAACGCCTGGGCGTACCTGGGGGTGTTCGTGCTGTCCAGCGTGGCCACGCAGGGCTTCAACCTGGGGCACACCAATCACCTGCTGAACATCGCGCCCGAGGACGCCCGCAGCCGCTACATCGGCACGCTGAACACCCTGGTCGGCGCGGCCCTGTTCACCCCGGTGATCGGGGGACTGCTGGCCGACCGGGTCGGGTACACGCCCGTGTTCGCGGTCAGCGGCCTGCTGTGCGCCGCCGCGTGGTGGCAGTGCGGGAAACTGCGCCGCGACGCGTAG
- a CDS encoding amino acid ABC transporter ATP-binding protein encodes MTHSSPSLSKEAAGPAPLPGQTRAPAGQKDGPPIIDAQNVQKHFGTFHALRGVNLTVQPGEVVVIIGPSGSGKSTFIRTINALDAHDGGTITVDGIPLNGKGNLDAIRREVGMVFQSFNLFPHLTVLENITLAPTRVRKATRADADKRGLDLLRRVGIEEQAHKYPAQLSGGQQQRVAIARALAMDPKVMLFDEPTSALDPEMIKEVLDVMKELARTGMTMLVVTHEMGFAREVADRILFFDQGNIVEDTTPENFYQNPQHDRAKQFLSKILDH; translated from the coding sequence ATGACGCATTCCTCCCCGTCCCTCAGTAAAGAAGCTGCCGGCCCGGCCCCCCTGCCCGGTCAGACCCGCGCGCCCGCCGGGCAGAAGGACGGACCGCCCATCATCGACGCGCAGAACGTCCAGAAGCACTTCGGCACCTTCCACGCGCTGCGGGGCGTGAACCTGACCGTACAGCCCGGCGAGGTCGTGGTGATCATCGGCCCCAGCGGCAGCGGCAAGAGCACCTTCATCCGCACCATCAACGCCCTCGACGCGCACGACGGCGGTACCATCACCGTGGACGGCATCCCCCTGAACGGCAAGGGCAACCTGGACGCCATCCGCCGCGAGGTCGGCATGGTCTTCCAGTCGTTCAACCTGTTCCCGCACCTGACCGTCCTGGAGAACATCACGCTGGCCCCCACCCGCGTCCGCAAGGCCACCAGGGCCGACGCCGACAAACGCGGCCTGGACCTGCTGCGCCGCGTGGGCATCGAGGAGCAGGCGCACAAGTACCCGGCGCAACTGTCCGGCGGGCAGCAGCAGCGCGTGGCGATTGCCCGCGCCCTGGCCATGGACCCCAAGGTGATGCTGTTCGACGAGCCCACCAGCGCCCTGGACCCCGAGATGATCAAGGAGGTGCTGGACGTCATGAAGGAACTGGCGCGCACCGGCATGACCATGCTGGTCGTCACGCACGAGATGGGCTTCGCGCGTGAGGTCGCCGACCGCATCCTGTTCTTCGACCAGGGCAACATCGTGGAGGACACCACGCCCGAGAACTTCTACCAGAACCCGCAGCACGACCGCGCCAAGCAGTTCCTGAGCAAGATTCTGGACCACTGA
- a CDS encoding TAXI family TRAP transporter solute-binding subunit, with product MKKSTRQLTAVLVLGTAAAALAQGTTFLTIGSGSTTGVYFPVATGMAKMLNDAGSGVRANARSTGGSVFNMSAIASGELDAAVAQNDVVYYAYKGTGLQAFQGKANSKLRTMAVLYPEVLHVVARKDSGIKTIADLKGKRVVIGDLGSGTELTAKQVMEAYGLGFDDLGQALRVSPAQGISLMQDKRADALFYTVGVGASAIAQIAQTVDVNMVPVSGNQASSLLKKYPFYVRYNIPAKSYKGIGATVPSVAVQATLVTSTAMSEDAIYKAMKGIFDNEADLKAIHPSLATNFSYAKAVKGLPAPLHPGAVKFFKEKGLNVK from the coding sequence ATGAAGAAAAGCACCCGTCAGCTGACCGCTGTTCTCGTTCTCGGTACGGCCGCCGCCGCCCTCGCCCAGGGCACCACCTTCCTGACCATCGGGTCGGGCAGCACCACCGGCGTGTACTTCCCGGTCGCGACCGGCATGGCCAAGATGCTCAACGACGCCGGCAGCGGCGTGCGCGCCAACGCCCGCTCGACCGGCGGCAGCGTGTTCAACATGAGCGCCATCGCCAGCGGGGAACTCGACGCGGCCGTCGCGCAGAACGACGTCGTGTACTACGCGTACAAGGGCACGGGCCTCCAGGCGTTCCAGGGCAAGGCGAACAGCAAACTGCGCACCATGGCCGTCCTGTACCCCGAGGTGCTGCACGTCGTGGCGCGCAAGGACAGCGGCATCAAGACCATCGCGGACCTGAAAGGCAAGCGCGTGGTCATCGGTGACCTGGGCTCCGGCACGGAGCTGACCGCCAAGCAGGTCATGGAAGCGTACGGCCTGGGCTTCGACGACCTGGGGCAGGCGCTGCGCGTCTCGCCCGCCCAGGGCATCAGCCTGATGCAGGACAAGCGCGCCGACGCGCTGTTCTACACCGTGGGCGTGGGCGCCAGCGCCATCGCGCAGATCGCGCAGACCGTGGACGTGAACATGGTCCCGGTCAGCGGGAACCAGGCCAGCAGCCTGCTCAAGAAGTACCCCTTCTACGTGCGGTACAACATTCCCGCCAAGAGCTACAAGGGCATCGGCGCGACCGTGCCCAGCGTCGCCGTGCAGGCCACGCTGGTCACCAGCACCGCCATGAGCGAGGACGCCATCTACAAGGCCATGAAGGGCATCTTCGACAACGAGGCCGACCTGAAGGCCATTCACCCCAGCCTGGCCACCAACTTCAGTTACGCCAAGGCCGTCAAGGGTCTGCCCGCGCCGCTGCACCCGGGCGCCGTGAAGTTCTTCAAGGAAAAAGGCCTGAACGTCAAGTGA
- a CDS encoding TRAP transporter permease, translated as MSDPTRPISSDPTLTPPGTEMTEGERRAIEMVEAAETGGRKLQGAQKWLVTLLAVAWCVYQMYAAQVGDIDTLTLRATHLAFAFALAYLVFPFRKTPGRPQTRVPWYDWILGIGATATAVYLIARYPNIAGEQGGTLTTPDVWVGSGMVILLMLAAWRTIGIAMPIVAGVFMLYALTGPRGLIRGDLGPQLQLHAGQTWPQVVGQLFANTEGIFGTAIGVSAQIVFLFVLFGAIFDKLGAGEWFMNVAQGLLGGFRGGPAKASVLSSALNGIISGSAVSNVVTGGNITIGTMKRVGYSAEKAGAIEVASSSNGQLMPPVMGAAAFIMAQNLNIEYRSLILAAAIPAFLCYGALLVVTHIEALKLNLRGLPKSELPRVRQTLLSGWYYLLPLGYLIGTLTINPEATPERVALNTIFMMMVMMFVQEAFFAARDGRGPGRGLLDGGRKLIEAFESGARSMIGIAIATAAAGIIVGIVTITGLGFGLADIVQLASDGVRSLMAFAGPQVATFASVLVVLFMAQLIALILGMGLPTTANYILMSALIVPIIAKVAGLDTSNPAQMLPVHMFVFYFGIMADSTPPVALAAFAAAAISGGNPVATGVQAFKYELRTALLAYMMFFNPQLLLIANGRLNGVPFGEAVFMVIFAFIGLVAFSAATMRFLHRKTNPVQMLLLLIASFILIIPTQIVWNLTALALIAAVYFWQKAGSRSEPPATLNAA; from the coding sequence ATGAGTGATCCCACCAGACCCATCAGTTCAGACCCGACCCTGACACCGCCCGGCACCGAGATGACCGAGGGGGAACGCCGCGCCATCGAGATGGTCGAGGCGGCCGAGACCGGCGGCCGGAAACTTCAGGGGGCCCAGAAGTGGCTGGTGACGCTGCTGGCCGTCGCGTGGTGCGTGTACCAGATGTACGCCGCGCAGGTCGGGGACATCGACACCCTGACCCTGCGGGCCACGCACCTGGCGTTCGCGTTTGCGCTGGCGTACCTGGTGTTCCCGTTCCGGAAGACGCCGGGCCGCCCGCAGACGCGCGTGCCCTGGTACGACTGGATTCTGGGCATCGGCGCGACCGCGACGGCCGTCTACCTGATTGCGCGGTACCCGAACATTGCTGGCGAGCAGGGCGGCACCCTGACCACCCCGGACGTGTGGGTGGGCAGCGGCATGGTGATCCTGCTGATGCTGGCCGCGTGGCGCACCATCGGGATTGCCATGCCGATCGTGGCGGGCGTGTTCATGCTGTACGCCCTGACCGGCCCGCGCGGCCTGATCCGGGGCGACCTGGGACCGCAACTGCAACTGCACGCCGGGCAGACGTGGCCGCAGGTGGTGGGGCAACTGTTTGCTAACACCGAGGGCATCTTCGGGACGGCCATCGGCGTCTCGGCACAGATCGTGTTCCTGTTCGTGCTGTTCGGCGCGATCTTCGACAAGCTGGGGGCCGGCGAGTGGTTCATGAACGTCGCGCAGGGCCTGCTGGGCGGGTTCCGGGGTGGTCCGGCCAAGGCCAGCGTGCTGAGCAGCGCCCTGAACGGCATCATCTCGGGTTCGGCGGTCAGTAACGTCGTGACCGGCGGGAACATCACCATCGGCACCATGAAACGCGTGGGGTACAGCGCCGAGAAGGCCGGGGCCATCGAGGTCGCCAGCTCCAGCAACGGCCAGCTGATGCCGCCCGTGATGGGCGCGGCGGCGTTCATCATGGCGCAGAACCTGAACATCGAGTACCGCAGTCTGATCCTGGCGGCGGCCATCCCGGCGTTCCTGTGTTACGGGGCGCTGCTGGTCGTCACGCACATCGAGGCGCTGAAACTGAACCTGCGGGGCCTGCCGAAGAGCGAGTTGCCGCGCGTGCGTCAGACGCTGCTGTCCGGCTGGTACTACCTGCTGCCGCTGGGGTACCTGATCGGCACGCTGACCATCAACCCGGAGGCCACCCCGGAACGCGTGGCGCTGAACACCATCTTCATGATGATGGTCATGATGTTCGTGCAGGAAGCCTTCTTCGCCGCGCGTGACGGTCGCGGCCCGGGCCGGGGCCTGCTGGACGGCGGCCGCAAACTGATCGAGGCTTTCGAGAGCGGCGCGCGCTCCATGATCGGCATTGCCATTGCCACGGCCGCCGCCGGGATCATCGTGGGCATCGTGACCATCACGGGCCTGGGCTTCGGACTGGCGGACATCGTGCAGCTGGCCAGCGACGGCGTGCGCTCCCTGATGGCCTTCGCGGGGCCGCAGGTGGCGACGTTCGCGTCCGTGCTGGTGGTGCTGTTCATGGCGCAGCTGATCGCCCTGATTCTGGGCATGGGTCTGCCCACCACCGCGAACTACATCCTGATGAGCGCCCTGATCGTCCCGATCATCGCGAAGGTCGCGGGCCTGGATACCAGCAACCCGGCGCAGATGCTGCCCGTGCACATGTTCGTGTTCTACTTCGGGATCATGGCCGACAGCACGCCCCCGGTGGCGCTGGCGGCGTTCGCGGCGGCCGCCATCAGCGGCGGGAACCCGGTCGCGACCGGCGTGCAGGCCTTCAAGTACGAGCTGCGCACCGCGCTGCTGGCGTACATGATGTTCTTCAACCCGCAGCTGCTGCTGATCGCGAACGGCCGCCTGAACGGGGTGCCGTTCGGGGAGGCGGTCTTCATGGTGATCTTCGCGTTCATCGGGCTGGTGGCGTTCAGCGCGGCCACCATGCGCTTCCTGCACCGCAAGACCAACCCGGTGCAGATGCTGCTGCTGCTGATCGCGTCGTTCATTCTGATCATTCCCACGCAGATCGTGTGGAACCTGACCGCGCTGGCGCTGATTGCCGCCGTGTACTTCTGGCAGAAGGCGGGCAGCCGCTCCGAGCCGCCGGCCACACTCAACGCCGCCTGA
- a CDS encoding AI-2E family transporter, with translation MPRPPTSSERPARPDWRDARDVPQLLRTLWAQPPVRLIAYLLLLLATLRTLMWGSQLLASVTVTVIAAYGLAFLANPLLSWLESRRVSRMVGVLLLLSVTIALTTLLVMTVSSQVTGLINGIPDLARNLKGIISSGLDRLDSVKGAEGIKDSLSKYIDEQTTNLTTNTGPLLERLVNAGPDVLGTLTSLVGWLGQLGFIVTLAMYFMLDYDRAGRSVLTVFPRRWQPTLLRLSDDVSSSFGGFLRGQLLLMLSTAVLATAGLMALRVPNALALGLLSGLLSLVPYVGIVVAAAVPMLLAISQGALTVGLVAALYFIINQLQGNVLGPLIMGRTMRLSPAAILIALLVGLAVAGVPGAILAIPLATLFKRWLKRYWMTTPAYRGGSSIDSGR, from the coding sequence GTGCCCCGCCCTCCCACCTCCTCTGAACGCCCGGCCCGGCCTGACTGGCGTGACGCCCGCGACGTTCCGCAGCTGCTGCGGACCCTGTGGGCGCAGCCGCCCGTCCGCCTGATCGCCTACCTGCTGCTGCTGCTGGCCACGTTGCGGACGCTGATGTGGGGCTCGCAACTGCTGGCCAGTGTGACCGTGACCGTCATCGCCGCGTATGGCCTGGCGTTCCTGGCGAACCCGCTGCTGTCGTGGCTGGAAAGCCGCCGCGTGAGCCGCATGGTGGGCGTCCTGCTGCTGCTTTCCGTGACCATCGCCCTCACGACGCTGCTGGTCATGACGGTCAGTTCTCAGGTGACCGGGCTGATCAACGGCATTCCGGATCTCGCGCGGAACCTCAAGGGCATCATCAGTTCGGGTCTGGACCGTCTGGACAGCGTCAAGGGTGCCGAGGGCATCAAGGACAGCCTCTCGAAGTACATCGACGAGCAGACCACCAACCTGACCACCAACACCGGCCCACTGCTGGAACGGCTGGTGAACGCCGGGCCGGACGTGCTGGGTACCCTGACCAGTCTGGTGGGCTGGCTGGGGCAACTGGGGTTCATCGTGACGCTCGCCATGTACTTCATGCTGGATTACGACCGGGCGGGCCGCAGTGTCCTGACGGTCTTCCCGCGCCGCTGGCAGCCCACGCTGCTGCGCCTGTCGGACGACGTGAGCAGTAGTTTCGGCGGGTTCCTGCGCGGGCAACTGCTGCTGATGCTCAGCACCGCCGTCCTGGCCACGGCGGGTCTGATGGCCCTGCGGGTCCCGAACGCGCTGGCGCTGGGCCTGCTGAGCGGCCTGCTGAGCCTCGTGCCGTACGTGGGCATCGTGGTGGCCGCCGCCGTGCCCATGCTGCTGGCCATCTCGCAGGGTGCGCTGACAGTCGGGCTGGTGGCCGCGCTGTACTTCATCATCAACCAGTTGCAGGGCAACGTCCTGGGACCGCTGATCATGGGCCGCACCATGCGCCTGAGCCCGGCCGCCATCCTGATCGCGCTGCTGGTCGGTCTGGCTGTCGCCGGGGTGCCCGGCGCGATCCTGGCGATTCCGCTGGCCACGCTGTTCAAACGCTGGCTGAAACGCTACTGGATGACCACGCCCGCCTACCGGGGCGGCAGCAGCATCGACTCCGGCCGGTAG
- a CDS encoding amino acid ABC transporter permease translates to MTTPATPRNQPLGPGAILLWLVGAAAAFLLLFYLITVILRQMPDPIGPRADLFVEGAQITLQLTVVSGLIGLIIGVVAGIQKTSASWLVRAPANLFVWLIRGTPLLIQILFVYNALPPILAGIGLDVQLNEFWSAVIALSLNVGAYNAEVIRAGILAIPRGQTEAARSLGLSGAQTMRTVVLPQALRLVVPPLVNNLVALLKDSSLASSIALLELTLAGQRVSSESFLPVPVLTTVGAVYLALTTVMTFFTDQLERRVKIATR, encoded by the coding sequence TTGACGACTCCTGCCACCCCCCGGAATCAACCGCTCGGTCCCGGCGCGATCCTGCTGTGGCTGGTCGGTGCGGCCGCCGCGTTCCTGCTGCTGTTCTACCTGATCACGGTGATCCTGCGGCAGATGCCCGACCCGATCGGGCCGCGCGCCGACCTGTTCGTGGAGGGCGCGCAGATCACGCTGCAACTCACGGTCGTCAGCGGGCTGATTGGCCTGATCATCGGCGTGGTGGCGGGCATTCAGAAGACCAGCGCGTCGTGGCTGGTCCGCGCGCCCGCCAACCTGTTCGTGTGGTTGATTCGCGGGACGCCGCTGCTGATTCAGATTCTGTTCGTGTACAACGCCCTGCCGCCCATCCTGGCGGGCATCGGTCTGGACGTGCAACTGAACGAGTTCTGGTCGGCCGTGATCGCCCTGTCCCTGAACGTCGGGGCGTACAACGCCGAGGTGATCCGCGCCGGGATTCTGGCCATTCCGCGCGGGCAGACCGAAGCGGCCCGCAGTCTGGGCCTCAGCGGCGCGCAGACCATGCGGACGGTCGTGCTGCCGCAGGCGCTGCGGCTGGTCGTGCCGCCCCTGGTGAACAACCTCGTGGCGCTGCTCAAAGACTCCTCGCTGGCCTCCAGTATCGCGTTGCTGGAACTCACGCTGGCCGGTCAGCGGGTCAGTAGCGAGAGCTTCCTGCCAGTGCCGGTCCTGACGACTGTGGGGGCCGTGTACCTCGCCCTGACGACCGTGATGACCTTCTTCACCGATCAGCTGGAACGCCGCGTGAAGATCGCCACCCGCTGA
- a CDS encoding ABC transporter substrate-binding protein produces MKKALLTLTALALLATTAQARSWEDIKKSGTIKIATEGAFPPFNLLKGKELTGFEVDLANQLAKQLGLKVQWVTQPFDSLLIGLQQDRYDFVIASHGITPERAKAVDFSNPHYCTGGAIVSRVGGPKTAADLKGKTVAVQVGTTYLDNVRKVPGVKDVKTFPKDTDAQAALMAGRVDAWVGDKFTGLDLVKAQKGKLTAGSLLFNERIGMAVKKGNAGLLKELNAALTKSLSDGTYAKLSGQYFGTDVRCRN; encoded by the coding sequence ATGAAAAAAGCACTGCTGACCCTGACCGCCCTGGCCCTGCTCGCCACGACCGCACAGGCCCGCTCCTGGGAAGACATCAAGAAGTCCGGCACCATCAAGATCGCCACCGAGGGCGCCTTCCCGCCCTTCAACCTGCTCAAGGGCAAGGAACTGACCGGCTTCGAGGTTGATCTCGCCAATCAGCTCGCCAAGCAGCTGGGCCTGAAAGTCCAGTGGGTCACGCAGCCCTTCGACAGCCTGCTGATCGGGTTGCAGCAGGACCGGTACGACTTCGTGATCGCCAGCCACGGCATCACGCCCGAGCGGGCCAAGGCTGTGGACTTCAGCAACCCGCACTACTGCACGGGCGGCGCGATCGTCAGCCGGGTCGGCGGACCCAAGACGGCCGCTGACCTGAAGGGCAAGACCGTGGCCGTGCAGGTCGGCACTACCTACCTGGACAACGTGCGCAAGGTGCCGGGCGTGAAGGACGTCAAGACCTTCCCCAAGGACACCGACGCGCAGGCCGCGCTGATGGCGGGCCGCGTGGACGCCTGGGTGGGCGACAAGTTCACCGGCCTGGACCTCGTAAAAGCCCAGAAGGGCAAACTGACCGCCGGGAGCCTGCTGTTCAACGAGCGCATCGGCATGGCCGTCAAGAAGGGCAACGCGGGCCTGCTGAAAGAACTGAACGCCGCGCTGACCAAGAGCCTCAGCGACGGCACGTACGCCAAGCTGAGCGGCCAGTACTTCGGTACGGACGTCCGCTGCCGCAACTGA
- a CDS encoding ABC transporter ATP-binding protein: protein MAEVILEHINKRYGSKHHAVKDFNLHIQDREFMVFVGPSGCGKSTTLRMIAGLEDISDGILKIGDRVVNDVPPKDRDIAMVFQNYALYPHMNVYDNMAFGLKLRKTPKEEIDKRVREAAKILQMEHLLGRKPKELSGGQRQRVAMGRAIVREPKVFLMDEPLSNLDAKLRVEMRSQISQLHRRLGATIVYVTHDQVEAMTLGNRIVVMRDGVIMQVDTPMNLYDFPQNKFVAGFIGSPSMNFVTAKIQNGEFVIGQNRVAPMGRLAQSIKAHEGKDVFMGIRPEHVGVVGMTDLPHGTNVLKGQVVVVEPLGAQTDLIIDVNGQHLTVKVEGQATVLPGDPIELLIDQTRMHAFDTTSEDAIDRGTPAGTRGQADTPGLGYEYAHAVSAD, encoded by the coding sequence ATGGCAGAAGTCATCCTCGAGCACATCAACAAGCGCTACGGCAGCAAGCACCACGCGGTGAAGGATTTCAACCTGCACATCCAGGACCGTGAATTCATGGTCTTCGTCGGGCCGTCCGGCTGCGGGAAGTCCACCACGCTGCGCATGATCGCCGGCCTCGAAGACATCAGTGACGGCATCCTGAAGATCGGCGACCGCGTCGTGAACGACGTGCCGCCCAAGGACCGCGACATCGCCATGGTGTTCCAGAACTACGCCCTGTACCCGCACATGAACGTGTACGACAACATGGCTTTCGGCCTGAAGCTCCGCAAGACGCCCAAGGAAGAGATCGACAAGCGCGTGCGTGAAGCCGCCAAGATCCTCCAGATGGAGCACCTGCTGGGCCGCAAACCCAAGGAACTGTCCGGCGGTCAGCGTCAGCGCGTCGCGATGGGCCGCGCCATCGTGCGCGAGCCGAAAGTCTTCCTGATGGACGAGCCGCTCTCCAACCTGGACGCCAAACTGCGCGTCGAGATGCGCTCGCAGATCAGCCAGCTGCACCGCCGCCTGGGCGCAACCATCGTCTACGTGACGCACGATCAGGTCGAGGCCATGACGCTCGGCAACCGCATCGTCGTCATGCGCGACGGCGTGATCATGCAGGTCGATACGCCTATGAACCTCTACGATTTCCCGCAGAACAAGTTCGTGGCCGGCTTCATCGGCAGCCCCAGCATGAACTTCGTGACCGCCAAGATCCAGAACGGCGAGTTCGTGATCGGCCAGAACCGCGTGGCCCCCATGGGCCGCCTCGCGCAGAGCATCAAGGCGCACGAGGGCAAGGACGTGTTCATGGGCATCCGCCCCGAGCACGTGGGCGTGGTCGGCATGACCGACCTGCCCCACGGCACCAACGTCCTGAAAGGTCAGGTCGTGGTCGTCGAGCCGCTGGGCGCGCAGACCGACCTGATCATCGACGTGAACGGCCAGCACCTGACCGTGAAGGTCGAGGGACAGGCCACCGTGCTGCCCGGCGATCCCATCGAACTGCTGATCGACCAGACCCGCATGCACGCCTTCGACACCACCAGCGAGGACGCCATCGACCGTGGCACGCCCGCCGGTACGCGCGGTCAGGCGGACACCCCCGGCCTGGGCTACGAGTACGCCCACGCCGTCAGCGCCGACTGA